From Schaalia sp. ZJ405, one genomic window encodes:
- a CDS encoding peptidase U32 family protein — protein MTSDYPQIRRRRPEVLAPAGTLDTLKVAVDFGADAVYAGGKQFGMRTAPKNLTLEDFAEGLDYAHARGAKLFVTCNILPSAHEVDEMNRYMAQLGEIGVDALIVSDIGVLMAARQYAPNCEVHISTQAGVTNHQAAQALAQLGASRIVLARELDLESIRLIRENVPSDIDIECFVHGSMCMAFSGRCLISQHTTGRDANHGDCAQSCRWKYHVVEEKRPGQFFPVEVTGDGTFLFNSEDMNLIEHVDEILDAGVTSLKIEGRAKSAYYVASMTNAYKCAVTEYMRQRGYEDEDGLPLRPLSQPHRGSSLFTPEAAALTAATPLGASSSSSPGAYDEDTQANGDVVDDARGEGLRRVSLPQWLRDEPMKVTHREYSTGFYFPDAPASEAIERGGYINEWRWLGTVTGYDDVHARVEFLAKNKITPGMTIEFLAPFCAPTTLVVPGDGLVDADGCPVAEINNPARRYGIPCDIRIPEGAMIRARVAQKR, from the coding sequence GTGACCAGTGACTACCCGCAGATTCGACGTCGCAGACCCGAGGTCCTCGCTCCGGCGGGCACCCTCGACACCCTCAAAGTTGCGGTCGATTTCGGGGCGGACGCCGTTTACGCGGGTGGCAAACAGTTCGGGATGCGCACTGCACCGAAGAACCTCACCCTTGAGGACTTCGCCGAGGGCCTCGACTATGCGCACGCGCGCGGGGCCAAGCTCTTCGTCACCTGTAACATTCTCCCCTCAGCTCACGAGGTGGACGAGATGAACCGCTATATGGCGCAGCTCGGAGAAATCGGTGTCGATGCGCTCATCGTCTCCGACATTGGCGTTCTCATGGCTGCCCGCCAGTACGCTCCCAACTGCGAAGTCCACATTTCCACCCAAGCGGGAGTGACGAATCATCAGGCGGCTCAGGCACTCGCTCAGCTCGGCGCATCACGGATCGTTCTCGCGCGCGAACTCGATCTGGAATCCATCCGTCTGATCCGAGAGAATGTCCCAAGCGACATCGATATCGAATGCTTCGTCCACGGCTCGATGTGTATGGCTTTTTCCGGGCGTTGCCTGATTTCCCAGCACACGACCGGAAGAGACGCCAACCACGGGGACTGTGCGCAGTCGTGCCGTTGGAAGTACCACGTCGTCGAAGAGAAACGACCGGGACAGTTCTTCCCCGTCGAAGTCACCGGCGATGGGACGTTCCTTTTCAATTCCGAGGACATGAACCTTATTGAACACGTTGACGAAATCCTCGACGCGGGTGTCACCAGCTTGAAGATCGAGGGCCGGGCAAAAAGCGCCTACTACGTGGCCTCGATGACGAATGCGTATAAATGCGCGGTGACGGAATATATGCGTCAGCGCGGGTACGAGGACGAGGACGGACTCCCCCTCCGCCCGTTGAGTCAGCCTCACCGGGGGTCCTCGTTGTTCACTCCCGAGGCAGCGGCCCTGACCGCAGCAACGCCTCTGGGAGCATCTTCGTCCTCGTCCCCCGGAGCTTACGACGAGGACACGCAGGCGAACGGAGATGTCGTTGACGATGCGAGGGGCGAGGGTCTTCGACGGGTAAGCCTGCCGCAGTGGCTGCGCGATGAACCGATGAAGGTCACGCACCGCGAATACTCCACCGGGTTCTACTTTCCCGATGCTCCCGCGAGCGAGGCAATCGAACGCGGTGGCTATATCAATGAGTGGCGATGGCTGGGAACTGTTACCGGCTACGACGACGTTCACGCACGGGTTGAGTTCCTGGCGAAGAATAAGATCACCCCGGGAATGACTATTGAGTTTCTTGCGCCTTTTTGTGCGCCGACGACGCTCGTTGTCCCAGGTGATGGGCTTGTTGACGCCGATGGATGTCCAGTTGCGGAGATCAATAATCCGGCGCGCCGCTACGGTATTCCCTGCGACATTCGTATTCCCGAGGGAGCGATGATTCGGGCACGGGTCGCACAAAAGCGTTAA